The Pseudomonas protegens genome contains the following window.
GCCACTTCCGGGTCGTCCATCACCGCGCTTTCGGTGACTTCCAGTTCCAGGTAGGCCGGGTCCAGGCCGGTGTCGTGCAGCACCTGGGCCACCTGCTGGTACAGCTCGCTGCGGGCGAACAGCCGGGTCGAGACGTTCACCGCGATAAACGACAGCGCCACACCATCGGCCTGCCACTGGCACATCTGCCGGCAGGCCTGCTGCATGACCCAGGCGTCGATCTCGGCAATCATCCCGGTGCGTTCGGCAATGGGGATGAACTCCGCCGGGGACACCAGGCCACGCTGGGGATGCTCCCAGCGCACCAGGGCCTCGACGCCGATCAGGCGACTGTTCTTCAGATCGTGCACCGGCTGGTAGTAGACCCGCAGCTCCTGCTGCTCCAGGGCCCGGCGCAGCTCAAAGGCGATTTCGACCCGTTGCTGGGCATGGGCGGTGAGTTCTTCGGTGTACAAGGCATAACCGTTGCGCCCGGCACTCTTGGCCTTGAACAGCGCGGCATCGGCGTTGCGCAGCAACTGGCTGGCGCTCAGGGCATCGCTGGGGAACAGGCTGATGCCGATGCTGGCGTTGATCACCACCTGCTGTTCACCCAGCTGGAAGGGCTCCTTGAGGCCGTCGATGATGCGCTGCGCCAGGGCGGCGGCCTGCACCAGTTGCGGGCAGCTCTCGGCCAGCACTGCGAACTCGTCGCCTCCCAGCCGTGCCAGGGTCATGCCCGGGCCGAACATGCCCCCCAGGCGCTCGCCCACGGCCTTGAGCAACTGGTCGCCGACGTTGTGACCGAGGCTGTCGTTGATCATCTTGAAGTGATCGAGGTCGATCATCAGCATGGCGCAGCCGCGCTTGTGGATCTGCGCCGAGGCCAGGGCCTGTTCGGCACGATCGGTGAACAGCAGGCGGTTGGGCAGGTCGGTCAGCGGATCGTGGTGGGCCAGGTGGGCCAGTTCGTGCTCGGAATCCTTGATCGCGCTGATGTCGGAGAACACCGCGACATAGTGGGTGAGTTCACCCTGTTCATCACGGATCGCGCGAATGCTCTGCCACTGCGGGTAGATCTCGCCGCTCTTGCGCCGATTCCAGATTTCGCCGCTCCACTCTCCGGTTTTCTGCAGCGAGTCGAACATCGCCTTGTAGAAATCCGCCGAGTGATGGCCGGACTTGAACAGGCTCGGCTGACGCCCGAGGACTTCTTCGCTCTGGTAGCCGGTGATCTCGATGAAGGCACGATTGACGTGGACGATCTGGCCCTGGGTGTCGCTGACCAGCACCCCTTCGCGGGTGCAGTCGAACACGGCCGCCGCCTGGCGCAGGCGCTCGCGATCCTTCTGCTGATGACGCAACCAGCGGTCGGCGCCCATGACTCGCAACAGACGGGCCCGGGCAAAGAAGATCAGCACCGCGCTGACCAGTGCCCAGGCGTAGCCACTGACCTTGTGCCAGTAGGCCTGATCGGCAAATTCATCGAAGAAACTGCTCAGTAAATAACCACTGAACTGCAACCAGATCAGGGACAGCAGCAGATAGAGCAGCGCGGCACGCAAGCCATTGCGATAAGAAACCGACATAAGTCCGTCTATTTCCACACGAAAAGTTCGGGATTATAGAGGAAGAAACATGCCGCCACTCTTATCTGAAAGGGCGACTGGTTTTCTCAGCGGGCTTAGTGATAATGCCTGAGCTGTTTTTTTCTTTATCGAGGGCCTTATCGCCTATGTGGTACGAAGGTTTACTTGGCTTGTCCGCCTGGCAACTGGTGGCAGTCACTCTGTTGATGACCCACGTGACCATCGTCGCGGTCACCGTTTATCTGCATCGCTATTCCGCCCACCGTTCCCTGGAACTCAACGCCGGCCTGAAACACTTCTTCCGCTTCTGGCTGTGGCTGACCACGGCGCAGAACACCCGCGAGTGGACCGCCATCCACCGCAAGCACCACGCCAAATGCGAAACCGTCGACGACCCCCACAGCCCGGTGATCAAGGGCCTGTCCACCGTGCTGCGCAAGGGCGCCGAGCTGTATCGCGAAGAAGCGAAAAACCCGGAAACCCTGCGCATCTACGGCAAGAACTGCCCGGAAGACTGGATCGAGCGCAACCTCTACAGCCGCTACAAGCTGGGCGGCATCGCGCTGATGGCGGTCATCGACCTGCTGCTGTTCGGCACCATCGGCATCACCATCTGGGCGGTGCAGATGATGTGGATTCCATTCTGGGCCGCCGGCGTGATCAACGGCCTGGGCCATGCCGTGGGCTACCGCAACTTCGAATGCCGCGACGCCGCCACCAACCTGGTGCCGTGGGGCATCATCGTCGGCGGTGAGGAACTGCACAACAACCATCACACCTA
Protein-coding sequences here:
- the dibA gene encoding phosphodiesterase DibA; the encoded protein is MSVSYRNGLRAALLYLLLSLIWLQFSGYLLSSFFDEFADQAYWHKVSGYAWALVSAVLIFFARARLLRVMGADRWLRHQQKDRERLRQAAAVFDCTREGVLVSDTQGQIVHVNRAFIEITGYQSEEVLGRQPSLFKSGHHSADFYKAMFDSLQKTGEWSGEIWNRRKSGEIYPQWQSIRAIRDEQGELTHYVAVFSDISAIKDSEHELAHLAHHDPLTDLPNRLLFTDRAEQALASAQIHKRGCAMLMIDLDHFKMINDSLGHNVGDQLLKAVGERLGGMFGPGMTLARLGGDEFAVLAESCPQLVQAAALAQRIIDGLKEPFQLGEQQVVINASIGISLFPSDALSASQLLRNADAALFKAKSAGRNGYALYTEELTAHAQQRVEIAFELRRALEQQELRVYYQPVHDLKNSRLIGVEALVRWEHPQRGLVSPAEFIPIAERTGMIAEIDAWVMQQACRQMCQWQADGVALSFIAVNVSTRLFARSELYQQVAQVLHDTGLDPAYLELEVTESAVMDDPEVALEQMHRLRELGIRLAIDDFGTGYSSLLRLKRLPVQKLKIDQGFVAGLPFDEDDAAISRVIIALAQSMGMQVHAEGIEQVEQARFLLEHGCDLGQGYWFGRPMPAEQLDWSNAPAIR
- the desA gene encoding delta-9 fatty acid desaturase DesA, with the protein product MWYEGLLGLSAWQLVAVTLLMTHVTIVAVTVYLHRYSAHRSLELNAGLKHFFRFWLWLTTAQNTREWTAIHRKHHAKCETVDDPHSPVIKGLSTVLRKGAELYREEAKNPETLRIYGKNCPEDWIERNLYSRYKLGGIALMAVIDLLLFGTIGITIWAVQMMWIPFWAAGVINGLGHAVGYRNFECRDAATNLVPWGIIVGGEELHNNHHTYPNSAKLSVKKWEFDMGWAWIKVFSFLRLAKVQRVAPIAHRVEGKGHLDMDTAMAILNNRFQIMAQYRKLVIGPLVKQELAKVDHSVRHQFHRAKRLLSRETSLLEDRHHLRIQTMLEHSQALKVIYEKRLALQQIWVKTSANGHDMLAAIKDWVHEAEASGIQSLRDFAHQLKTYSLRPSAA